The nucleotide window GAGCGCGTGAAGAGCATACTTCGCCGGTGGGCCCGTTGGGCGCTTTGGGGTGCGGGGTTGAGTGCGGGAAGCTTGCTGCTGGCCCGAGGTTGGGTGGTTTGGGCAGCACGGCCCTATATCGCACCTTCGCCGGAAGACCTGCCTCCCCGGCCGGTGGCGTTGGTGCTGGGGGCAGGACTCTGGCGTGATGGTTCCCCCACGCCGGTGTTGCAGGACCGGGTGGCCGCGGCCGTCGATCTGTACCTGGCGGGCAAAGTTCGTAAGTTGCTCCTCAGCGGGGACAACCGCTTCGTGTATTACAATGAACCGGAAGCCATGCGACAGGTGGCCTTGAGCCTGGGGGTGCCGGAC belongs to Anaerolineae bacterium and includes:
- a CDS encoding DUF218 domain-containing protein → MERVKSILRRWARWALWGAGLSAGSLLLARGWVVWAARPYIAPSPEDLPPRPVALVLGAGLWRDGSPTPVLQDRVAAAVDLYLAGKVRKLLLSGDNRFVYYNEPEAMRQVALSLGVPDEDLVLDYAGRRTYDSCYRARAIFGVSQVVVVTQRFHLARAVYTCRALELDAVGYPADRRVYRRGLYLNWNLREVLATFRALVDLHGLHPLPVLGPPEPIFLEAMP